A genome region from Candidatus Eremiobacterota bacterium includes the following:
- a CDS encoding radical SAM protein translates to MTGLPVARRPGEIRVGETAAKSALNRVRGMGFTWSLNPFTGCIHQCVFCYARGTHAYRELDGVAQWGSQLTVKLNVATVLRADLASRAYRGEEIAIGTATDPYQALEGRYRLMRGVLAVLRDARAPFHVTTRSPLIVRDLDLLAECARRAEVGVAVSIATLDEALARQIEPTVAPPRQRLRAVRALADAGVRVGVAVAPVLPELTDGADSLAAVVRAAAEAGASHVWHSALNLGAITRDAYFAFLAASRPELIERYQRIFRRGRYAESPYVREVAQRFHAACRATHFERHRSLPRDRSGAQLALL, encoded by the coding sequence ATGACTGGGCTACCGGTCGCGCGGCGGCCAGGAGAGATCCGAGTCGGGGAGACAGCGGCGAAGAGCGCGCTCAACCGCGTGCGCGGGATGGGGTTCACTTGGTCGCTGAACCCGTTCACCGGCTGCATTCATCAGTGCGTCTTCTGCTATGCGCGCGGGACGCACGCGTACCGCGAGCTCGACGGGGTGGCGCAGTGGGGCTCGCAGCTCACCGTCAAGCTGAACGTCGCGACCGTGCTGCGCGCCGACTTGGCCTCGCGCGCGTACCGCGGCGAAGAGATCGCGATCGGCACGGCGACCGATCCGTATCAAGCGCTGGAAGGACGGTATCGCTTGATGCGCGGCGTGCTCGCGGTATTGCGCGACGCGCGCGCGCCGTTCCACGTCACGACGCGCTCGCCGCTGATCGTGCGCGATCTCGACCTGCTCGCGGAGTGCGCAAGGCGCGCCGAGGTCGGCGTCGCAGTCAGCATCGCGACGCTCGACGAAGCGCTCGCGCGCCAGATCGAGCCGACGGTCGCGCCGCCGCGCCAGCGCCTGCGCGCGGTGCGCGCGCTCGCCGACGCCGGCGTACGGGTCGGAGTCGCCGTCGCGCCGGTGCTGCCCGAGCTGACCGATGGCGCCGATTCGCTGGCGGCGGTGGTGCGCGCGGCGGCGGAGGCGGGCGCCTCGCACGTCTGGCACAGCGCGCTGAACCTCGGCGCCATCACGCGCGACGCGTACTTCGCCTTCCTGGCGGCCTCGCGTCCGGAGCTGATCGAGCGCTACCAGCGGATCTTCCGCCGCGGCCGCTACGCCGAGTCGCCCTACGTCCGCGAGGTCGCGCAGCGCTTCCATGCCGCCTGCC
- a CDS encoding MFS transporter: MERKSQLGWVLAAGALVMSAALGIRQTFGLFLPPIGAAHAVSLPLLAFALALQNLMWGIGQPFAGALSDRYGPGRVVAAGALLYAVGLAGVALYPGTPSVLLGFGILIGLGQSGMTFAVVISAVSRAASDAQRATAVALAAAGGSLGQVALVPVAQSVIGFGGWQRALVVLALVVIVAAPLGFVLSRGRAPGANAAAAPSSASWPAIWRALRDPNYLFVTAGFFACGFQLAFITIHLPTYLSMCHIGANVSAASLATIGFFNIVGSFGFGKLMDRYAPQYLLAVLYSIRATAALAFIASPPTAVTTLAFAVVMGLTWLGTVPLTNGVVARLFGLGNLGALFGVAFLSHQVGAFLGAWLGGVSLQLTGSYQTLWVATVVVGFTAAALNLPIRYRAPEPVAA, from the coding sequence ATGGAACGCAAATCGCAGCTCGGCTGGGTGCTCGCCGCGGGCGCGCTCGTCATGTCCGCGGCGCTCGGCATCCGGCAGACCTTCGGGCTCTTTCTGCCGCCGATCGGCGCGGCGCACGCCGTCTCGCTGCCGCTCCTCGCCTTCGCGCTGGCGCTGCAGAACCTGATGTGGGGGATCGGACAGCCGTTCGCGGGCGCGCTCTCCGACCGCTACGGCCCGGGGCGCGTGGTGGCCGCCGGAGCGCTGCTCTACGCCGTCGGCCTGGCCGGGGTCGCGCTGTACCCGGGGACGCCGAGCGTGCTGCTCGGCTTCGGCATCCTGATCGGGCTTGGCCAGAGCGGGATGACGTTCGCCGTCGTCATCTCGGCGGTGAGCCGAGCGGCTTCGGACGCGCAGCGCGCGACCGCCGTCGCGCTCGCGGCGGCGGGCGGCTCGCTCGGGCAAGTGGCGCTCGTCCCGGTCGCGCAGTCGGTGATCGGCTTCGGCGGCTGGCAGCGCGCGCTGGTCGTCCTCGCGCTCGTCGTGATCGTCGCCGCGCCGCTCGGCTTCGTCCTCTCGCGCGGACGCGCGCCCGGTGCGAACGCAGCGGCGGCGCCCTCGAGCGCGTCGTGGCCGGCGATCTGGCGCGCGCTGCGCGATCCGAACTATTTGTTCGTGACGGCCGGCTTCTTCGCGTGCGGGTTCCAGCTGGCGTTCATCACGATCCACCTACCGACGTACTTGAGCATGTGCCACATCGGCGCGAACGTCAGCGCCGCGTCGCTCGCGACGATCGGTTTCTTCAACATCGTCGGCAGCTTCGGCTTCGGCAAGCTGATGGACCGCTATGCGCCGCAGTATCTGCTCGCGGTGCTGTACTCGATCCGCGCGACGGCCGCCCTCGCGTTCATCGCGAGCCCGCCGACCGCGGTGACGACGCTCGCGTTCGCCGTCGTGATGGGACTGACGTGGCTCGGCACCGTCCCGCTGACGAACGGCGTCGTGGCGCGATTGTTCGGCCTCGGCAACCTGGGCGCGCTCTTCGGCGTCGCGTTCCTGAGCCACCAAGTCGGCGCGTTCCTCGGCGCCTGGCTCGGCGGCGTCTCGCTGCAGCTGACGGGCTCGTACCAAACGCTGTGGGTCGCGACGGTCGTCGTCGGCTTCACCGCCGCCGCGCTGAACCTCCCGATTCGCTACCGCGCGCCGGAACCGGTCGCCGCATGA
- a CDS encoding SCO family protein, with product MSRAESLAVAVVFAAGLASTMFAARAGNGTPIAFDGTVRARHVPAVTLIDDRGAPLRLNAPAHGAIIVLGYTRCTDQCPLTLAKVAAALRPFDARTRPQAVLVTVDPAHDDPAKLHDFLGAWNNAITGATGEPATLAKLYLALGAGDGRSSPRDHDTRVFVIDRNGDVRNELAPNVSPTTIASAARSLTGSD from the coding sequence ATGAGCCGCGCGGAAAGCCTGGCGGTCGCGGTCGTCTTCGCCGCAGGGCTCGCATCAACAATGTTTGCCGCGCGCGCCGGCAACGGCACGCCGATCGCGTTCGACGGCACGGTGCGCGCCCGCCACGTCCCCGCCGTAACGCTGATCGACGACCGCGGTGCCCCGCTGCGCCTCAACGCACCGGCTCACGGCGCGATCATCGTCCTCGGCTACACGCGCTGCACGGACCAGTGCCCGCTCACGCTCGCAAAAGTCGCGGCCGCCTTGCGCCCATTCGACGCGCGCACCCGCCCGCAAGCGGTCCTCGTCACCGTCGACCCCGCGCATGACGATCCCGCCAAACTGCACGACTTTCTCGGCGCATGGAACAACGCGATCACCGGCGCGACCGGCGAGCCCGCGACGCTCGCGAAACTCTACCTCGCGCTAGGCGCCGGCGACGGCCGTTCGTCGCCGCGCGATCACGACACGCGCGTATTCGTGATCGACCGCAACGGCGACGTCCGCAACGAGCTCGCCCCCAACGTCTCTCCGACGACGATCGCTTCAGCAGCCCGTTCGCTGACCGGTTCGGATTAG